A single window of Nyctibius grandis isolate bNycGra1 chromosome Z, bNycGra1.pri, whole genome shotgun sequence DNA harbors:
- the ARHGAP17 gene encoding rho GTPase-activating protein 17 isoform X6: MKKQFNRMKQLANQTVGRAEKTEVLSEDLLQIERRLDTVRSVCHIAQKRLIACFQGQHGTDPDKRHKKLPLTALAQNMQEGSVQLSDETLLGKMLDTCGDAENKLAMELSQHEVQIEREVLDPLCLLTETEIPNIQKQRKQLAKLVLDWDSARGRYNQAHKTSGTNFQVHPSKIESLKEEMDEAGNKVEQCKDQLAADMYNFVSKEGEYARCFVMLLEAQADYHRKALAVIEKVLPEIQAHQDKWTEKPAFGTPLEEHLKRSGREIAVPIEACVMMLLETGMREEGLFRIAAGASKLKKLKAALDCSTSQLDEFYSDPHAVAGALKSYLRELPEPLMTYGLYEEWTQAANIQDQDKKLQELWRICNRLPKHYHANFRYLIKFLAKLAQNSDVNKMTPSNIAIVLGPNLLWAKNEGSLAEMAAATSVHVVAVIEPIIQHADWFFPGDQDFNVSGAFVAIPAVNSNHLSHTGNEYESGTLERKRPVSMTVMEGDLLKKESTSKSKDNSSSATPPPVRNGGHAGPVQNQATSSTNQLSVNQPQNAAGPSPHSMRRAVKKPAPAPPKPANPPPGQPGGQSSAPAPQPPSVSPKPPARSSSPPAQHANQGAAQTSTSQVSAPRRYSSSLSPIQAPSHPPPQPPTQATPPLQPKSNSQASPPAAPSSEHGPEQPCYTPPQTPTPPDTPPLGKHTTSSSSSQPSTQEPSQSHSPPQSGTLPRPRPVPKPRNRPSVPPPPHPPSQLAGDGMVANPTQTASKIVTDSNSSIQEPLQTPSSELLAEAASKELHNHLVLDIDNDTESTAL, translated from the exons gGCTGAGAAAACGGAGGTGCTCAGTGAAGACCTGTTGCAG ATCGAGAGACGTCTTGACACTGTGAGATCCGTTTGCCATATTGCACAGAAGCGACTGATCGCGTGTTTTCAGGGCCAGCATGGTACAGATCCTGATAAGAGACAT AAAAAACTTCCTCTGACAGCTCTTGCTCAAAATATGCAAGAGGGATCTGTCCAGCTAAGTGATGAGACTCTGTTGGG GAAAATGCTAGATACGTGTGGCGATGCAGAGAACAAACTGGCAATGGAGCTCTCTCAGCATGAAGTACAGATCGAAAGAGAAGTTTTAGATCCACTGTGTCTGCTGACAGAG ACAGAGATCCCGAATATTcagaagcagaggaagcagcTTGCAAAGCTGGTGTTGGATTGGGATTCTGCAAGAGGAAg GTATAATCAAGCCCACAAGACTTCAGGAACAAATTTTCAAGTGCATCCTTCAAAAATAGAATCTCTTAAGGAAGAGATGGATGAAGCTGGAAATAAAGTAGAACAATGCAAG gatCAGCTAGCAGCAGACATGTATAACtttgtgtccaaagaaggggaATACGCTAGATGCTTTGTTATG TTATTAGAAGCACAAGCAGATTACCATAGAAAAGCATTAGCAGTCATAGAAAAGGTCCTACCCGAAATTCAAGCCCATCAAG ACAAATGGACTGAAAAACCAGCTTTTGGAACTCCATTAGAAGAGCATCTCAAGCGCAGTGGTCGTGAAATTGCAGTCCCCATTGAAGCCTGTGTAATGATGCTTTTGGAAACGGGGATGAGAGAAGAG GGTTTATTCAGAATTGCTGCTGGAGCCTCCAAGTTAAAAAAGCTGAAAGCTGCCTTGGACTGTTCAACTTCTCAGCTTGATGAGTTTTATTCCGATCCCCATGCCGTTGCAG GTGCCTTGAAATCCTATTTGCGAGAGTTGCCAGAGCCCTTAATGACCTATGGTCTGTATGAAGAATGGACACAAGCTGCAAA tattcAGGACCAGGATAAGAAGCTACAAGAGTTGTGGAGAATTTGTAACCGATTACCTAAGCATTATCATGCTAATTTCAG gTATTTAATCAAATTTTTAGCAAAGCTTGCACAGAACAGCGATGTTAACAAAATGACACCCAGCAATATTGCAATAGTCTTGGGCCCCAACTTGTTATGGGCAAAGAATGAAGG ATCCCTTGCTGAAATGGCAGCAGCGACTTCAGTCCATGTGGTAGCAGTTATTGAGCCAATTATTCAGCATGCAGACTGGTTCTTCCCCGGAG ATCAAGATTTCAATGTGTCTGGGGCATTTGTTGCAATTCCTGCTGTTAATTCGAATCACTTGTCACACACTGGGAATGAATATGAATCTGGGACACTGGAACGGAAGAGGCCTGTTAGTATGACTGTGATGGAAGGGGATTTGTTGAAGAAGGAAAG taccTCAAAATCTAAGGACAACTCGTCTTCAGCTACTCCTCCACCCGTGAGAAACGGCGGGCACGCGGGCCCTGTCCAGAACCAGGCAACAAGCAGCACTAATCAGCTTTCTGTTAATCAGCCCCAGAATGCGGCAGGTCCCAGTCCCCATTCGATGAGGAGAG CTGTTAAAAAGCCTGCGCCAGCCCCTCCCAAGCCAGCCAACCCTCCGCCGGGGCAGCCAGGAGGCCAAagctctgccccagctcctcAGCCACCCTCTGTCTCTCCAAAACCACCTGCTAGAAGTTCTTCTCCTCCTGCTCAACATGCAAACCAAGGAGCAGCCCAGACCTCCACTTCCCAGGTTTCTGCACCTCGGAGATATTCCAGCAGCCTCTCCCCAATCCAAGCTCCCAGCCATCCACCACCACAGCCCCCAACACAGGCTACTCCTCCACTGCAGCCCAAATCAAACAGTCAAgcatctcctcctgctgcaCCCAGCAGTGAGCATGGACCAGAGCAGCCCTGTTACACTCCTCCGCAGACTCCAACACCACCCGATACTCCCCCTCTAGGAAAACATACCACTAGTTCCTCATCGTCACAGCCATCTACTCAAGAACCCTCCCAGTCTCACTCTCCACCTCAGAGCGGTACGCTGCCGAGGCCACGGCCGGTACCAAAGCCCAGAAACAGACCTAGTGTTCCCCCTCCGCCTCATCCTCCTTCTCAGCTGGCTGGAGATGGTATGGTTGCAAATCCCACGCAAACAGCTTCCAAAATAGTAACAG ACTCTAATTCCAGTATTCAAGAACCACTTCAAACCCCTTCGTCAGAGCTTCTTGCAGAGGCAGCGAGCAAAGAACTGCACAACCACCTCGTGCTGGATATCGACAACGATACGGAAAGCACTGCTCTGTAG
- the ARHGAP17 gene encoding rho GTPase-activating protein 17 isoform X1, translating to MKKQFNRMKQLANQTVGRAEKTEVLSEDLLQIERRLDTVRSVCHIAQKRLIACFQGQHGTDPDKRHKKLPLTALAQNMQEGSVQLSDETLLGKMLDTCGDAENKLAMELSQHEVQIEREVLDPLCLLTETEIPNIQKQRKQLAKLVLDWDSARGRYNQAHKTSGTNFQVHPSKIESLKEEMDEAGNKVEQCKDQLAADMYNFVSKEGEYARCFVMLLEAQADYHRKALAVIEKVLPEIQAHQDKWTEKPAFGTPLEEHLKRSGREIAVPIEACVMMLLETGMREEGLFRIAAGASKLKKLKAALDCSTSQLDEFYSDPHAVAGALKSYLRELPEPLMTYGLYEEWTQAANIQDQDKKLQELWRICNRLPKHYHANFRYLIKFLAKLAQNSDVNKMTPSNIAIVLGPNLLWAKNEGSLAEMAAATSVHVVAVIEPIIQHADWFFPGDQDFNVSGAFVAIPAVNSNHLSHTGNEYESGTLERKRPVSMTVMEGDLLKKESFGVKVMEFQANPRRCGTINRKHTSPAFQPPLPPTEAGGLAQSGAEQHSQASVAETSPVGAGFALSAGTAEQLQSQGNEDVSTSKSKDNSSSATPPPVRNGGHAGPVQNQATSSTNQLSVNQPQNAAGPSPHSMRRAVKKPAPAPPKPANPPPGQPGGQSSAPAPQPPSVSPKPPARSSSPPAQHANQGAAQTSTSQVSAPRRYSSSLSPIQAPSHPPPQPPTQATPPLQPKSNSQASPPAAPSSEHGPEQPCYTPPQTPTPPDTPPLGKHTTSSSSSQPSTQEPSQSHSPPQSGTLPRPRPVPKPRNRPSVPPPPHPPSQLAGDGMVANPTQTASKIVTDSNSSIQEPLQTPSSELLAEAASKELHNHLVLDIDNDTESTAL from the exons gGCTGAGAAAACGGAGGTGCTCAGTGAAGACCTGTTGCAG ATCGAGAGACGTCTTGACACTGTGAGATCCGTTTGCCATATTGCACAGAAGCGACTGATCGCGTGTTTTCAGGGCCAGCATGGTACAGATCCTGATAAGAGACAT AAAAAACTTCCTCTGACAGCTCTTGCTCAAAATATGCAAGAGGGATCTGTCCAGCTAAGTGATGAGACTCTGTTGGG GAAAATGCTAGATACGTGTGGCGATGCAGAGAACAAACTGGCAATGGAGCTCTCTCAGCATGAAGTACAGATCGAAAGAGAAGTTTTAGATCCACTGTGTCTGCTGACAGAG ACAGAGATCCCGAATATTcagaagcagaggaagcagcTTGCAAAGCTGGTGTTGGATTGGGATTCTGCAAGAGGAAg GTATAATCAAGCCCACAAGACTTCAGGAACAAATTTTCAAGTGCATCCTTCAAAAATAGAATCTCTTAAGGAAGAGATGGATGAAGCTGGAAATAAAGTAGAACAATGCAAG gatCAGCTAGCAGCAGACATGTATAACtttgtgtccaaagaaggggaATACGCTAGATGCTTTGTTATG TTATTAGAAGCACAAGCAGATTACCATAGAAAAGCATTAGCAGTCATAGAAAAGGTCCTACCCGAAATTCAAGCCCATCAAG ACAAATGGACTGAAAAACCAGCTTTTGGAACTCCATTAGAAGAGCATCTCAAGCGCAGTGGTCGTGAAATTGCAGTCCCCATTGAAGCCTGTGTAATGATGCTTTTGGAAACGGGGATGAGAGAAGAG GGTTTATTCAGAATTGCTGCTGGAGCCTCCAAGTTAAAAAAGCTGAAAGCTGCCTTGGACTGTTCAACTTCTCAGCTTGATGAGTTTTATTCCGATCCCCATGCCGTTGCAG GTGCCTTGAAATCCTATTTGCGAGAGTTGCCAGAGCCCTTAATGACCTATGGTCTGTATGAAGAATGGACACAAGCTGCAAA tattcAGGACCAGGATAAGAAGCTACAAGAGTTGTGGAGAATTTGTAACCGATTACCTAAGCATTATCATGCTAATTTCAG gTATTTAATCAAATTTTTAGCAAAGCTTGCACAGAACAGCGATGTTAACAAAATGACACCCAGCAATATTGCAATAGTCTTGGGCCCCAACTTGTTATGGGCAAAGAATGAAGG ATCCCTTGCTGAAATGGCAGCAGCGACTTCAGTCCATGTGGTAGCAGTTATTGAGCCAATTATTCAGCATGCAGACTGGTTCTTCCCCGGAG ATCAAGATTTCAATGTGTCTGGGGCATTTGTTGCAATTCCTGCTGTTAATTCGAATCACTTGTCACACACTGGGAATGAATATGAATCTGGGACACTGGAACGGAAGAGGCCTGTTAGTATGACTGTGATGGAAGGGGATTTGTTGAAGAAGGAAAG CTTTGGTGTGAAGGTTATGGAGTTCCAAGCGAATCCTCGGAGATGTGGCACTATAAATAGAAAGCACACATCCCCAGCTTTCCAGCCACCGCTCCCGCCCACGGAGGCTGGCGGGCTGGCGCAGTCGGGAGCCGAGCAGCACTCACAAGCTTCTGTGGCTGAAACAAGCCCAGTGGGTGCTGGCTTTGCTCTCTCTGCTGGCACAGCAGAACAGTTACAAAGTCAAGGCAATGAGGATGTCAG taccTCAAAATCTAAGGACAACTCGTCTTCAGCTACTCCTCCACCCGTGAGAAACGGCGGGCACGCGGGCCCTGTCCAGAACCAGGCAACAAGCAGCACTAATCAGCTTTCTGTTAATCAGCCCCAGAATGCGGCAGGTCCCAGTCCCCATTCGATGAGGAGAG CTGTTAAAAAGCCTGCGCCAGCCCCTCCCAAGCCAGCCAACCCTCCGCCGGGGCAGCCAGGAGGCCAAagctctgccccagctcctcAGCCACCCTCTGTCTCTCCAAAACCACCTGCTAGAAGTTCTTCTCCTCCTGCTCAACATGCAAACCAAGGAGCAGCCCAGACCTCCACTTCCCAGGTTTCTGCACCTCGGAGATATTCCAGCAGCCTCTCCCCAATCCAAGCTCCCAGCCATCCACCACCACAGCCCCCAACACAGGCTACTCCTCCACTGCAGCCCAAATCAAACAGTCAAgcatctcctcctgctgcaCCCAGCAGTGAGCATGGACCAGAGCAGCCCTGTTACACTCCTCCGCAGACTCCAACACCACCCGATACTCCCCCTCTAGGAAAACATACCACTAGTTCCTCATCGTCACAGCCATCTACTCAAGAACCCTCCCAGTCTCACTCTCCACCTCAGAGCGGTACGCTGCCGAGGCCACGGCCGGTACCAAAGCCCAGAAACAGACCTAGTGTTCCCCCTCCGCCTCATCCTCCTTCTCAGCTGGCTGGAGATGGTATGGTTGCAAATCCCACGCAAACAGCTTCCAAAATAGTAACAG ACTCTAATTCCAGTATTCAAGAACCACTTCAAACCCCTTCGTCAGAGCTTCTTGCAGAGGCAGCGAGCAAAGAACTGCACAACCACCTCGTGCTGGATATCGACAACGATACGGAAAGCACTGCTCTGTAG
- the ARHGAP17 gene encoding rho GTPase-activating protein 17 isoform X2 yields MKKQFNRMKQLANQTVGRAEKTEVLSEDLLQIERRLDTVRSVCHIAQKRLIACFQGQHGTDPDKRHKKLPLTALAQNMQEGSVQLSDETLLGKMLDTCGDAENKLAMELSQHEVQIEREVLDPLCLLTETEIPNIQKQRKQLAKLVLDWDSARGRYNQAHKTSGTNFQVHPSKIESLKEEMDEAGNKVEQCKDQLAADMYNFVSKEGEYARCFVMLLEAQADYHRKALAVIEKVLPEIQAHQDKWTEKPAFGTPLEEHLKRSGREIAVPIEACVMMLLETGMREEGLFRIAAGASKLKKLKAALDCSTSQLDEFYSDPHAVAGALKSYLRELPEPLMTYGLYEEWTQAANIQDQDKKLQELWRICNRLPKHYHANFRYLIKFLAKLAQNSDVNKMTPSNIAIVLGPNLLWAKNEGSLAEMAAATSVHVVAVIEPIIQHADWFFPGDQDFNVSGAFVAIPAVNSNHLSHTGNEYESGTLERKRPVSMTVMEGDLLKKESFGVKVMEFQANPRRCGTINRKHTSPAFQPPLPPTEAGGLAQSGAEQHSQASVAETSPVGAGFALSAGTAEQLQSQGNEDVSTSKSKDNSSSATPPPVRNGGHAGPVQNQATSSTNQLSVNQPQNAAGPSPHSMRRAVKKPAPAPPKPANPPPGQPGGQSSAPAPQPPSVSPKPPARSSSPPAQHANQGAAQTSTSQVSAPRRYSSSLSPIQAPSHPPPQPPTQATPPLQPKSNSQASPPAAPSSEHGPEQPCYTPPQTPTPPDTPPLGKHTTSSSSSQPSTQEPSQSHSPPQSGTLPRPRPVPKPRNRPSVPPPPHPPSQLAGDGMVANPTQTASKIVTVPPFDTIHVPIASESHGWWLPA; encoded by the exons gGCTGAGAAAACGGAGGTGCTCAGTGAAGACCTGTTGCAG ATCGAGAGACGTCTTGACACTGTGAGATCCGTTTGCCATATTGCACAGAAGCGACTGATCGCGTGTTTTCAGGGCCAGCATGGTACAGATCCTGATAAGAGACAT AAAAAACTTCCTCTGACAGCTCTTGCTCAAAATATGCAAGAGGGATCTGTCCAGCTAAGTGATGAGACTCTGTTGGG GAAAATGCTAGATACGTGTGGCGATGCAGAGAACAAACTGGCAATGGAGCTCTCTCAGCATGAAGTACAGATCGAAAGAGAAGTTTTAGATCCACTGTGTCTGCTGACAGAG ACAGAGATCCCGAATATTcagaagcagaggaagcagcTTGCAAAGCTGGTGTTGGATTGGGATTCTGCAAGAGGAAg GTATAATCAAGCCCACAAGACTTCAGGAACAAATTTTCAAGTGCATCCTTCAAAAATAGAATCTCTTAAGGAAGAGATGGATGAAGCTGGAAATAAAGTAGAACAATGCAAG gatCAGCTAGCAGCAGACATGTATAACtttgtgtccaaagaaggggaATACGCTAGATGCTTTGTTATG TTATTAGAAGCACAAGCAGATTACCATAGAAAAGCATTAGCAGTCATAGAAAAGGTCCTACCCGAAATTCAAGCCCATCAAG ACAAATGGACTGAAAAACCAGCTTTTGGAACTCCATTAGAAGAGCATCTCAAGCGCAGTGGTCGTGAAATTGCAGTCCCCATTGAAGCCTGTGTAATGATGCTTTTGGAAACGGGGATGAGAGAAGAG GGTTTATTCAGAATTGCTGCTGGAGCCTCCAAGTTAAAAAAGCTGAAAGCTGCCTTGGACTGTTCAACTTCTCAGCTTGATGAGTTTTATTCCGATCCCCATGCCGTTGCAG GTGCCTTGAAATCCTATTTGCGAGAGTTGCCAGAGCCCTTAATGACCTATGGTCTGTATGAAGAATGGACACAAGCTGCAAA tattcAGGACCAGGATAAGAAGCTACAAGAGTTGTGGAGAATTTGTAACCGATTACCTAAGCATTATCATGCTAATTTCAG gTATTTAATCAAATTTTTAGCAAAGCTTGCACAGAACAGCGATGTTAACAAAATGACACCCAGCAATATTGCAATAGTCTTGGGCCCCAACTTGTTATGGGCAAAGAATGAAGG ATCCCTTGCTGAAATGGCAGCAGCGACTTCAGTCCATGTGGTAGCAGTTATTGAGCCAATTATTCAGCATGCAGACTGGTTCTTCCCCGGAG ATCAAGATTTCAATGTGTCTGGGGCATTTGTTGCAATTCCTGCTGTTAATTCGAATCACTTGTCACACACTGGGAATGAATATGAATCTGGGACACTGGAACGGAAGAGGCCTGTTAGTATGACTGTGATGGAAGGGGATTTGTTGAAGAAGGAAAG CTTTGGTGTGAAGGTTATGGAGTTCCAAGCGAATCCTCGGAGATGTGGCACTATAAATAGAAAGCACACATCCCCAGCTTTCCAGCCACCGCTCCCGCCCACGGAGGCTGGCGGGCTGGCGCAGTCGGGAGCCGAGCAGCACTCACAAGCTTCTGTGGCTGAAACAAGCCCAGTGGGTGCTGGCTTTGCTCTCTCTGCTGGCACAGCAGAACAGTTACAAAGTCAAGGCAATGAGGATGTCAG taccTCAAAATCTAAGGACAACTCGTCTTCAGCTACTCCTCCACCCGTGAGAAACGGCGGGCACGCGGGCCCTGTCCAGAACCAGGCAACAAGCAGCACTAATCAGCTTTCTGTTAATCAGCCCCAGAATGCGGCAGGTCCCAGTCCCCATTCGATGAGGAGAG CTGTTAAAAAGCCTGCGCCAGCCCCTCCCAAGCCAGCCAACCCTCCGCCGGGGCAGCCAGGAGGCCAAagctctgccccagctcctcAGCCACCCTCTGTCTCTCCAAAACCACCTGCTAGAAGTTCTTCTCCTCCTGCTCAACATGCAAACCAAGGAGCAGCCCAGACCTCCACTTCCCAGGTTTCTGCACCTCGGAGATATTCCAGCAGCCTCTCCCCAATCCAAGCTCCCAGCCATCCACCACCACAGCCCCCAACACAGGCTACTCCTCCACTGCAGCCCAAATCAAACAGTCAAgcatctcctcctgctgcaCCCAGCAGTGAGCATGGACCAGAGCAGCCCTGTTACACTCCTCCGCAGACTCCAACACCACCCGATACTCCCCCTCTAGGAAAACATACCACTAGTTCCTCATCGTCACAGCCATCTACTCAAGAACCCTCCCAGTCTCACTCTCCACCTCAGAGCGGTACGCTGCCGAGGCCACGGCCGGTACCAAAGCCCAGAAACAGACCTAGTGTTCCCCCTCCGCCTCATCCTCCTTCTCAGCTGGCTGGAGATGGTATGGTTGCAAATCCCACGCAAACAGCTTCCAAAATAGTAACAG TGCCTCCTTTTGACACCATACATGTTCCTATTGCTTCTGAAAGTCACGGGTGGTGGTTACCTGCCTGA
- the ARHGAP17 gene encoding rho GTPase-activating protein 17 isoform X3 translates to MKKQFNRMKQLANQTVGRAEKTEVLSEDLLQIERRLDTVRSVCHIAQKRLIACFQGQHGTDPDKRHKKLPLTALAQNMQEGSVQLSDETLLGKMLDTCGDAENKLAMELSQHEVQIEREVLDPLCLLTETEIPNIQKQRKQLAKLVLDWDSARGRYNQAHKTSGTNFQVHPSKIESLKEEMDEAGNKVEQCKDQLAADMYNFVSKEGEYARCFVMLLEAQADYHRKALAVIEKVLPEIQAHQDKWTEKPAFGTPLEEHLKRSGREIAVPIEACVMMLLETGMREEGLFRIAAGASKLKKLKAALDCSTSQLDEFYSDPHAVAGALKSYLRELPEPLMTYGLYEEWTQAANIQDQDKKLQELWRICNRLPKHYHANFRYLIKFLAKLAQNSDVNKMTPSNIAIVLGPNLLWAKNEGSLAEMAAATSVHVVAVIEPIIQHADWFFPGDQDFNVSGAFVAIPAVNSNHLSHTGNEYESGTLERKRPVSMTVMEGDLLKKESFGVKVMEFQANPRRCGTINRKHTSPAFQPPLPPTEAGGLAQSGAEQHSQASVAETSPVGAGFALSAGTAEQLQSQGNEDVSTSKSKDNSSSATPPPVRNGGHAGPVQNQATSSTNQLSVNQPQNAAGPSPHSMRRAVKKPAPAPPKPANPPPGQPGGQSSAPAPQPPSVSPKPPARSSSPPAQHANQGAAQTSTSQVSAPRRYSSSLSPIQAPSHPPPQPPTQATPPLQPKSNSQASPPAAPSSEHGPEQPCYTPPQTPTPPDTPPLGKHTTSSSSSQPSTQEPSQSHSPPQSGTLPRPRPVPKPRNRPSVPPPPHPPSQLAGDGMVANPTQTASKIVTGHAPEMHECLSCRCPDC, encoded by the exons gGCTGAGAAAACGGAGGTGCTCAGTGAAGACCTGTTGCAG ATCGAGAGACGTCTTGACACTGTGAGATCCGTTTGCCATATTGCACAGAAGCGACTGATCGCGTGTTTTCAGGGCCAGCATGGTACAGATCCTGATAAGAGACAT AAAAAACTTCCTCTGACAGCTCTTGCTCAAAATATGCAAGAGGGATCTGTCCAGCTAAGTGATGAGACTCTGTTGGG GAAAATGCTAGATACGTGTGGCGATGCAGAGAACAAACTGGCAATGGAGCTCTCTCAGCATGAAGTACAGATCGAAAGAGAAGTTTTAGATCCACTGTGTCTGCTGACAGAG ACAGAGATCCCGAATATTcagaagcagaggaagcagcTTGCAAAGCTGGTGTTGGATTGGGATTCTGCAAGAGGAAg GTATAATCAAGCCCACAAGACTTCAGGAACAAATTTTCAAGTGCATCCTTCAAAAATAGAATCTCTTAAGGAAGAGATGGATGAAGCTGGAAATAAAGTAGAACAATGCAAG gatCAGCTAGCAGCAGACATGTATAACtttgtgtccaaagaaggggaATACGCTAGATGCTTTGTTATG TTATTAGAAGCACAAGCAGATTACCATAGAAAAGCATTAGCAGTCATAGAAAAGGTCCTACCCGAAATTCAAGCCCATCAAG ACAAATGGACTGAAAAACCAGCTTTTGGAACTCCATTAGAAGAGCATCTCAAGCGCAGTGGTCGTGAAATTGCAGTCCCCATTGAAGCCTGTGTAATGATGCTTTTGGAAACGGGGATGAGAGAAGAG GGTTTATTCAGAATTGCTGCTGGAGCCTCCAAGTTAAAAAAGCTGAAAGCTGCCTTGGACTGTTCAACTTCTCAGCTTGATGAGTTTTATTCCGATCCCCATGCCGTTGCAG GTGCCTTGAAATCCTATTTGCGAGAGTTGCCAGAGCCCTTAATGACCTATGGTCTGTATGAAGAATGGACACAAGCTGCAAA tattcAGGACCAGGATAAGAAGCTACAAGAGTTGTGGAGAATTTGTAACCGATTACCTAAGCATTATCATGCTAATTTCAG gTATTTAATCAAATTTTTAGCAAAGCTTGCACAGAACAGCGATGTTAACAAAATGACACCCAGCAATATTGCAATAGTCTTGGGCCCCAACTTGTTATGGGCAAAGAATGAAGG ATCCCTTGCTGAAATGGCAGCAGCGACTTCAGTCCATGTGGTAGCAGTTATTGAGCCAATTATTCAGCATGCAGACTGGTTCTTCCCCGGAG ATCAAGATTTCAATGTGTCTGGGGCATTTGTTGCAATTCCTGCTGTTAATTCGAATCACTTGTCACACACTGGGAATGAATATGAATCTGGGACACTGGAACGGAAGAGGCCTGTTAGTATGACTGTGATGGAAGGGGATTTGTTGAAGAAGGAAAG CTTTGGTGTGAAGGTTATGGAGTTCCAAGCGAATCCTCGGAGATGTGGCACTATAAATAGAAAGCACACATCCCCAGCTTTCCAGCCACCGCTCCCGCCCACGGAGGCTGGCGGGCTGGCGCAGTCGGGAGCCGAGCAGCACTCACAAGCTTCTGTGGCTGAAACAAGCCCAGTGGGTGCTGGCTTTGCTCTCTCTGCTGGCACAGCAGAACAGTTACAAAGTCAAGGCAATGAGGATGTCAG taccTCAAAATCTAAGGACAACTCGTCTTCAGCTACTCCTCCACCCGTGAGAAACGGCGGGCACGCGGGCCCTGTCCAGAACCAGGCAACAAGCAGCACTAATCAGCTTTCTGTTAATCAGCCCCAGAATGCGGCAGGTCCCAGTCCCCATTCGATGAGGAGAG CTGTTAAAAAGCCTGCGCCAGCCCCTCCCAAGCCAGCCAACCCTCCGCCGGGGCAGCCAGGAGGCCAAagctctgccccagctcctcAGCCACCCTCTGTCTCTCCAAAACCACCTGCTAGAAGTTCTTCTCCTCCTGCTCAACATGCAAACCAAGGAGCAGCCCAGACCTCCACTTCCCAGGTTTCTGCACCTCGGAGATATTCCAGCAGCCTCTCCCCAATCCAAGCTCCCAGCCATCCACCACCACAGCCCCCAACACAGGCTACTCCTCCACTGCAGCCCAAATCAAACAGTCAAgcatctcctcctgctgcaCCCAGCAGTGAGCATGGACCAGAGCAGCCCTGTTACACTCCTCCGCAGACTCCAACACCACCCGATACTCCCCCTCTAGGAAAACATACCACTAGTTCCTCATCGTCACAGCCATCTACTCAAGAACCCTCCCAGTCTCACTCTCCACCTCAGAGCGGTACGCTGCCGAGGCCACGGCCGGTACCAAAGCCCAGAAACAGACCTAGTGTTCCCCCTCCGCCTCATCCTCCTTCTCAGCTGGCTGGAGATGGTATGGTTGCAAATCCCACGCAAACAGCTTCCAAAATAGTAACAG GACACGCACCAGAAATGCACGAGTGCCTGAGCTGTCGCTGCCCAGACTGCTAA